The window GCCTGAGAAGGATCTCGACTGGAGCGACCATGGGGTCGAGGGGAGCTTCCGCTTCCTTAACCGGGTCTGGAAGCTGGTCTACGAGTTGTGCCCCCTGGTATCCCGGGCCGGAGCACTCGATGTCGCTACCCTCAGGGACGAGGCCAAGGAACTTCGCCGGGTGACGCACAAGACCATCCGCAAGGTCACCGACGACGTGGGGGAACGTTTCCACTTCAACACTGCCATTGCCGCCATCATGGAGATGGTGAACGCCATGTCCGCCTTCGAGCCGAAGAGCGAGCCGGCAAACCTGCCGGTGCTGAAAGAGGCCGTGGAGGCGCTGGTTCTGATGTTGGCCCCCTTTGTCCCCCATTTCAGCGAAGAGCTCTGGCAGTCGTTGGGGAATGTCGGCGGACTGGAGCAGGCCGGCTGGCCCTCCTTCGATCCGGAGGCAGCGGTTGACGAGGAGATGCTCGTCGTGCTCCAGGTGAACGGCAAGCTGCGGGGGAAGGTGACGGTGCCGGTGGATGCGACGCAGGAGACGGTGCAGCAGATGGCCCTGGCCGACCCGAAGATCCAGATCCATCTGGAAGGGAAGTCGGTCCGCAAGGTCATCTATGTGCCGGGGAAACTGCTCAACATCGTTGTCGGCTGATCCGGTTCATGGATGACGAAAGTGACGACCCCGCGGTTTCCGACCGGCGGGGTCGTTGTTTCCGGAGGGGTAACGTGCGGGAAATGATACGGAAATGGTGCGCGCTGGCGGGAATCTTCATGGTGCTCTCGGGTTGCGGCTACCGGCTGGCAGGTCACCAGGCCCTGCACGGGGCCGGGGAAGGGACTGCCATTGCCATCCCGGTCTTTGCCAACAAGAGCCTGCGGCCGAATCTGGAGGCCTGTCTGACGGCCCGGCTGGTGGAGCTCTTTGCAGCCAGGGGCGGAGGGAGGGTTGTGCCGGTCGAACAGGCTGACCTGGAGCTTTCCGGCACCGTCCTTACCTACGGCACAACGGCCAGCGCCTATTCGGCAGCGGACCGGACCGCGATGTACCAGGCAGCCATGACAGCCGAGGCGACCCTTCGGCACCTGAAGAACGGGACGGTCCTCTGGAAGGGGACGGTCTCCGCCCGCCAGGAATATCCCGCCAACAGCGACCTCGCCCTGCAGCTCAATGCCGAAGAGGCGGCGCAACGCGAACTCTGCCGGAAACTGGCTGAGGAGATCCTGCGGGCCAGTGCCGGGGCGTTTTAGCCAGGTTGTTGAAAACGAAGTTTCAGCGCAGCTAAAAGCAGCCATCTCGCCGCCGTCCTCGAAAGCCGCCTTGTGCGGCGTAGCGCTGCTACGCCTCCGCAGGGCTTTCTGCGGGTGCGACGATCTGACTGCTTTTGAACAACCTGAGTTTTTTGTTACTCTGAAACCTCGTTTTCAACAACCTGTCAGTGAATGGAAAAAGGGAGCGTGTGTGAAACCCGAGGAACTCGAAGCGGCCATAGCGAGGGGGGAGATCGGTCCTCTCTACTACCTGTACGGGGATGAGCCGTATCTGATCGACCGCGCAACCCGGCTGCTCCTTGAGCGGCTGGTAGACCCGTCCAGCCGCGATTTCAACCTGAGCGTCTACTACGGGACCGAGTGCAAGGGGGAAGATATCCTCGATACCGCCCAGACCATGCCGATGTTCGCCGACTGGCGGGTGGTCCTGGTGAAACGGGGCCAGTCACTTTCCCAGGCAGCGCTGGACCTCATGTTCCCGTACCTGCTCGATCCCTCACCCACGACCTGCCTGATCATCCAGGGAGAAAAGATCGATCAGCGCAAGAAGTTCTTTACCGAATTCAAGAAGCGGGGGAAGCTGGTCGAGTGCAAGCGCCCCTACGAGAACCAGCTGGCGCCGTTTCTCCGGAGCGAGGCAACGAGCCATGGCAAGAAACTGGCCCCGGCTGCGGCCGAACTACTTATCTATCTTGCCGGGAACAACCTCCAGGAACTGGCCACGCAGATCGAGAAGGTTGCCCTCTTTGCCGGTCAGCGGGAGACCATCACCATCGATGATGTCAAGGCGGTGGTGTCTGATACCAAGGTGGACAGCGTCTTCGAGCTGGCCAATGCGCTGGGCACGAAGGATCTGGCCACGGCGCTCAGGCGGCTGAAGACAATCCTGCGCGACGGCGAGGCGCCGCTCATGGTGCTGGCGATGATCACCCGGCACTTCCGGCAGCTCTGGCAGGTGCGGGTACTGTTGGATAAGCGGGTGGCGGAGCAGGAGATCAGCCGCCAGTCAGGGATCAATCCCTATTTCCTCAAGGGGGTCGTGAAGCAGGCCGGGAACTTCAGGCCGGTGGAGTGCCGCCAGCTTTTCGAGCGGTTCTTTGCCGCCGATCTCGCCATGAAGAGCGGTGGCAGACCGCCGGCCATACTGGAGGACCTGGTGCTGGCGATCTGCCAGCGAAAAGGGTAAATAAGAAAAGGGCGTGCATGACACGCCCTTCTCATTGGATATGACGACAGGAAGACTACTGGCCGAGTGTGTTGACCAGCTTTGTCAGGCGAGACACGCTGCGCGAGGCATTCGAGGTGTGAATCACCCCTTTGGTTGCAGCCTTGTCGATGACGGGAATGGCTGCGGCGAGGGCCTCGCGAGCAGCAGTGGCGTCCTTGCCTTCAACAGCTTCACGAACGCGCTTGATAAAAGTCCGCAGGGTGGACTTGTTGTGCTTGTTGCGCAGTCGACGTTTTTCGTTCTGCTTGATTCTCTTGAGTGCTGATTTGTGATGAGCCAACCTACACCTCCGCTCCATGCTATGGTTAATTGATCGGGTTTCGTCGTAAAGAATCTTTCGTATAACACCTGCTTCCCGCCGCTGTCAAGTACAAATATACACATTCCATCCGGTCGGGCAAATTCATTCTTGCATGCCTGGGGTGTTTCTGTTACATTTCGTCCTTTCCAATTGACAGCAATCAGCAGGTCGTTCCAAGGAGTACACTGACAATGCTAAAGATTTTTGATTATCTGTTTGGCATTTTTTCCAATGATCTGGCCATCGACCTCGGCACCGCAAATACCCTGGTTTATCTGAAGGGGAAAGGGATCGTCATTCGCGAGCCGTCGGTGGTGGCGGTGCAGAAATTGAACAACGGCCAGCAGAAGGTTCTGGCTGTCGGGATGGAGGCCAAGAAGATGCTCGGCCGGACCCCGGGCAGCATCACTGCAATCCGCCCCATGAAGGACGGCGTCATCGCTGACTTCGACATCACCGAAGAGATGCTCCGCTATTTCATCCACCGGGTCCATAACCGCAAGACCCTGGTACGGCCGCGGATCGTCATCTGCGTCCCGTCCGGGATCACCCAGGTGGAGAAACGTGCCGTCAAGGAGTCTGCCGAGTCGGCAGGCGCCCGCGAGGTCTATCTCATCGAGGAGCCGATGGCGGCAGCCATCGGTGCCGGTCTCCCCATTACCGAAGCCTCGGGCAACATGATCGTCGATATCGGCGGCGGTACCACCGAAGTGGCGGTGATCTCCCTGGCCGGCATTGTCTATACCAAATCGGTGCGGGTCGGCGGCGACAAGATGGATGAGGCGATCGTCCAGTACATCAAGCGGAAATACA of the Geobacter sp. genome contains:
- a CDS encoding 30S ribosomal protein S20, with the translated sequence MAHHKSALKRIKQNEKRRLRNKHNKSTLRTFIKRVREAVEGKDATAAREALAAAIPVIDKAATKGVIHTSNASRSVSRLTKLVNTLGQ
- a CDS encoding MreB/Mrl family cell shape determining protein, whose product is MLKIFDYLFGIFSNDLAIDLGTANTLVYLKGKGIVIREPSVVAVQKLNNGQQKVLAVGMEAKKMLGRTPGSITAIRPMKDGVIADFDITEEMLRYFIHRVHNRKTLVRPRIVICVPSGITQVEKRAVKESAESAGAREVYLIEEPMAAAIGAGLPITEASGNMIVDIGGGTTEVAVISLAGIVYTKSVRVGGDKMDEAIVQYIKRKYNLLIGDRTAELIKIEIGEAYPDPEVHTMEVKGRDLVSGIPKTVVINSVEIRDALSEPVNAIVEAVKICLERTPPELAADIVDKGIVLAGGGALLRNLDLLLREETGLPVVTAEDPLSCVVLGSGKVLDELNLLRSVAISS
- the holA gene encoding DNA polymerase III subunit delta, translating into MKPEELEAAIARGEIGPLYYLYGDEPYLIDRATRLLLERLVDPSSRDFNLSVYYGTECKGEDILDTAQTMPMFADWRVVLVKRGQSLSQAALDLMFPYLLDPSPTTCLIIQGEKIDQRKKFFTEFKKRGKLVECKRPYENQLAPFLRSEATSHGKKLAPAAAELLIYLAGNNLQELATQIEKVALFAGQRETITIDDVKAVVSDTKVDSVFELANALGTKDLATALRRLKTILRDGEAPLMVLAMITRHFRQLWQVRVLLDKRVAEQEISRQSGINPYFLKGVVKQAGNFRPVECRQLFERFFAADLAMKSGGRPPAILEDLVLAICQRKG